From Cucumis melo cultivar AY chromosome 1, USDA_Cmelo_AY_1.0, whole genome shotgun sequence, a single genomic window includes:
- the LOC103490248 gene encoding L-ascorbate oxidase homolog, with protein sequence MAQRSSTNLWGGFNVALVLGLFINIAFADSPYRFFDWNVTYGDIYPLGVRQQGILINGQFPGPDIYAVTNDNIYINVHNSLPEPFLLSWNGVQQRKNSYQDGVYGTTCPIPPGQNFTYRIQVKDQIGSYFYFPSLAFHKAAGGFGSIRVLSRPLIPVPFPEPAADYTLLIGDWYTANHTTLKTILDRGHRLPFPNGIVINGRGPSATTFTVEKGKTYRFRITNVGLQHSLNFRVQDHELKLVEVEGTHTMQNTYSSLDVHVGQSYSVLITADQPSRDFYIAVSTRFAPKVLTSTAILHYSDSTTSVGGPIPGGPTEVEWSINQARSIRTNLTASGPRPNPQGSYHYGLINISRTIKLESSAALVNRKQRYAVNSVSFIPADTPLKLADYFSIDGVFRIGSIPDFPSGKTMFLDTSVMGADYRAFIEIVFQNHENIVQSWHIDGYSFWVVGMDGGVWTPASREQYNLRDAVSRCTTQVYPKSWTAIYMSLDNVGMWNIRSEFWARQYLGQQFYLRVYTPVKSFRDEYNVPDNALLCGKADGKSTASP encoded by the exons ATGGCACAGAGATCATCCACCAACTTATGGGGTGGTTTTAATGTCGCTTTGGTTTTGGGTTTATTCATCAACATTGCATTTGCTGATAGCCCTTATAGATTCTTCGATTGGAACGTTACCTATGGCGATATCTATCCTCTCGGGGTTCGCCAACAG GGGATATTGATAAATGGGCAATTTCCGGGACCGGATATTTATGCGGTTACGAATGATAATATTTACATCAATGTTCATAACAGTCTGCCGGAGCCATTTCTTCTGTCTTG GAATGGAGTTCAACAGAGGAAGAATTCTTACCAAGACGGAGTATACGGAACCACATGCCCGATTCCGCCTGGCCAGAACTTTACCTACCGGATTCAGGTGAAGGATCAGATCGGAAGTTACTTCTATTTTCCCTCTCTTGCATTCCACAAAGCCGCCGGTGGATTTGGAAGTATAAGAGTTCTCAGTCGTCCCCTCATTCCCGTCCCTTTCCCGGAGCCGGCTGCCGATTACACCCTTCTCATCGGCGACTGGTACACCGCCAATCACACG ACATTGAAGACCATCTTGGATCGTGGTCATAGACTCCCTTTCCCTAATGGAATTGTTATCAATGGCCGTGGTCCGAGTGCTACTACTTTCACTGTTGAAAAGG gTAAGACTTACAGGTTTAGAATAACGAATGTGGGGCTTCAGCATTCGCTGAATTTCAGGGTTCAAGATCATGAGCTGAAGCTAGTTGAAGTTGAAGGCACTCATACAATGCAGAATACTTATTCATCCCTTGATGTTCATGTGGGTCAATCTTATTCTGTGCTCATCACTGCGGATCAGCCGTCCCGTGATTTCTATATTGCTGTTTCGACACGGTTTGCTCCCAAGGTCCTCACCTCCACTGCCATTCTTCATTACAGCGACTCCACCACCTCTGTGGGTGGTCCAATTCCTGGTGGACCAACTGAAGTCGAGTGGTCCATTAATCAGGCTCGTTCCATCAG GACTAATCTCACTGCAAGTGGACCGAGACCAAACCCCCAGGGCTCGTATCACTATGGTCTGATTAATATTTCCAGGACTATCAAGCTGGAGAGTTCAGCAGCTCTTGTCAATCGCAAGCAGAGATATGCTGTTAACAGTGTGTCTTTCATTCCTGCTGACACACCTCTTAAGCTTGCAGATTACTTCAGTATTGATGGAGTTTTTCGCATTGGAAGTATCCCGGATTTTCCTTCTGGGAAGACAATGTTCCTTGATACCTCAGTCATGGGTGCTGACTATAGAGCCTTTATTGAGATTGTTTTCCAGAACCACGAGAACATCGTACAGAGTTGGCATATTGATGGTTACTCCTTCTGGGTTGTTGG AATGGATGGAGGAGTTTGGACACCCGCTAGCAGAGAACAATACAATCTCCGAGATGCAGTTTCGCGGTGTACCACTCAG GTATACCCAAAGTCATGGACTGCCATTTATATGTCACTTGACAATGTTGGAATGTGGAACATAAGGTCAGAGTTTTGGGCAAGACAATACCTTGGGCAACAATTTTATCTTAGAGTTTACACACCAGTTAAGTCCTTCAGGGATGAGTACAATGTTCCAGATAATGCTCTCCTGTGTGGGAAGGCTGATGGCAAAAGCACAGCTTCTCCATAA
- the LOC103490247 gene encoding PTI1-like tyrosine-protein kinase 2 isoform X1, which yields MQFDDAVHLWLGTFFSLFVFCLDFLMAQGRGECGSQVKDVLQNKEMLSLVRTKSAARKKRTIIVGLNAESSGREILLRMLVVIVKTGDNVVAVRVSEPNDNFDPNTFHIHEDLCKSKQVDFQVRICEGESYISELTRQVRLNFATVLVLGTTNSGPKDSVVKTCLKGLPPTCTLLVMDNKGNIQIQMKGTSQEGSTRPISKPPPSSSPTNNPKNIINESSSSSSTHPSLNPLTESSSSSSSSSPLPSQPEESHRPTHVSKAVQIPTFVSEKLHRLDLKHSIRLFTPQEIASATKNFSPLMLIGEGACFKLYSAKLEDGQFVAVKVQTKQFSSDDLLREIEMLFSLKHENIVKILGCCNREEIRAVVYNHRLKGNLMQNLKKLKWTDRVKVAIGVAKALKYLHHSCSPPIIHRNIKSSNILLSDHSQPQLSNFGEAMVRPAVQEDSTQVDIGKFSYLAPEYLMFGKVNEKVDVYSYGVVLLELVTGKHAVQTEPTNRRSLVFWARSLLSCNLAEHLIDPYLKEDYNHDVMEMMMIIARLCLLHSSSRRPTMETIVKLFEEPEYLKKMQRGKEDLLTVLTPKAEKGLWKNEESALRDTTKTEQNYGFSDNLNVT from the exons ATGCAGTTTGATGATGCAGTTCACTTGTGGTTGGgtacttttttttctctctttgtttTCTGTTTAGACTTCCTGATGGCTCAGGGAAGAGGTGAATGTGGCTCACAAGTGAAGGACGT GCTCCAAAACAAAGAAATGTTGTCACTCGTCAGAACCAAATCGGCGGCAAGGAAGAAGAGGACGATCATTGTGGGTCTGAACGCTGAGAGTTCCGGTAGAGAGATTCTGCTGCGAATGCTAGTGGTGATTGTCAAAACAGGAGATAATGTGGTGGCGGTTCGTGTTTCGGAGCCGAATGATAATTTTGATCCTAATACTTTTCATATTCATGAGGATCTTTGCAAATCAAAGCAG GTGGATTTTCAAGTGAGGATTTGTGAAGGAGAATCCTATATTTCGGAATTAACTCGTCAAGTTCGTCTCAATTTTGCCACTGTTCTCGTTCTTGGAACCACCAATTCAGG TCCCAAAGATTCAGTTGTTAAGACATGCTTGAAAGGGCTGCCTCCAACTTGTACCCTTCTAGTAATGGACAAcaagggaaatatccaaattcAAATGAAGGGTACTTCGCAAGAAGGCTCCACAAGGCCAATCTCCAAACCTCCTCCTTCATCATCACCAACAAACAATCCCAAGAACATCATCAATgaatcatcatcttcttcttccacccATCCTTCACTAAACCCATTGACTgaatcatcttcttcttcttcttcttcctcgccATTACCGTCACAACCAGAAGAATCTCATAGACCAACTCATGTCAGCAAGGCTGTTCAAATTCCCACATTCGTGTCGGAGAAGCTCCATCGTCTTGATTTGAAGCATTCCATCAGGCTTTTCACACCCCAAGAGATTGCTTCCGCAACCAAGAACTTCAGCCCTTTGATGCTGATTGGAGAGGGTGCGTGCTTTAAATTGTATAGTGCAAAACTTGAAGATGGGCAGTTTGTAGCTGTGAAAGTCCAAACCAAACAGTTTTCATCAGACGATCTACTTCGGGAGATTGAAATGTTGTTTAGCTTGAAGCATGAAAACATTGTTAAGATTCTAGGCTGTTGTAACCGGGAGGAGATTCGAGCGGTAGTGTACAATCATCGGTTGAAAGGAAATTTGATGCAGAATTTGAAGAAACTCAAATGGACTGATAGAGTGAAAGTTGCAATCGGGGTCGCGAAGGCATTGAAGTATCTTCATCATTCTTGTAGTCCTCCAATCATTCATAGAAACATAAAATCATCCAATATTCTGCTCTCTGATCACAGCCAACCACAA TTATCAAACTTTGGAGAAGCAATGGTACGTCCAGCAGTTCAAGAGGACTCAACACAAGTTGACATCGGGAAGTTCAGTTACTTAGCCCCAGAGTACTTGATGTTTGGAAAAGTAAACGAGAAAGTCGATGTTTATTCCTACGGCGTCGTGCTTTTGGAACTCGTCACTGGGAAACATGCAGTTCAGACAGAGCCGACTAACCGTAGAAGCTTAGTTTTCTGG GCAAGGTCCCTACTAAGCTGTAATTTGGCAGAACATTTAATTGATCCATATTTGAAGGAAGATTATAACCATGATGTGATGGAAATGATGATGATTATTGCCCGCCTCTGCCTCTTGCACTCATCATCGAGACGACCAACAATGGAAACT ATAGTGAAGCTATTTGAAGAACCAGAGTACTTGAAGAAAATGCAAAGGGGAAAAGAGGATCTCCTAACTGTGCTAACTCCCAAAGCTGAGAAGGGATTATGGAAAAATGAAGAATCGGCTCTGCGAGATACAACCAAAACAGAACAGAACTATGGATTTTCTGATAACTTAAATGTCACATGA
- the LOC103490247 gene encoding PTI1-like tyrosine-protein kinase 2 isoform X2, with translation MQFDDAVHLWLGTFFSLFVFCLDFLMAQGRGECGSQVKDVLQNKEMLSLVRTKSAARKKRTIIVGLNAESSGREILLRMLVVIVKTGDNVVAVRVSEPNDNFDPNTFHIHEDLCKSKQVDFQVRICEGESYISELTRQVRLNFATVLVLGTTNSGPKDSVVKTCLKGLPPTCTLLVMDNKGNIQIQMKGTSQEGSTRPISKPPPSSSPTNNPKNIINESSSSSSTHPSLNPLTESSSSSSSSSPLPSQPEESHRPTHVSKAVQIPTFVSEKLHRLDLKHSIRLFTPQEIASATKNFSPLMLIGEGACFKLYSAKLEDGQFVAVKVQTKQFSSDDLLREIEMLFSLKHENIVKILGCCNREEIRAVVYNHRLKGNLMQNLKKLKWTDRVKVAIGVAKALKYLHHSCSPPIIHRNIKSSNILLSDHSQPQLSNFGEAMVRPAVQEDSTQVDIGKFSYLAPEYLMFGKVNEKVDVYSYGVVLLELVTGKHAVQTEPTNRRSLVFWARSLLSCNLAEHLIDPYLKEDYNHDVMEMMMIIARLCLLHSSSRRPTMETVRSFFPCTKISICQS, from the exons ATGCAGTTTGATGATGCAGTTCACTTGTGGTTGGgtacttttttttctctctttgtttTCTGTTTAGACTTCCTGATGGCTCAGGGAAGAGGTGAATGTGGCTCACAAGTGAAGGACGT GCTCCAAAACAAAGAAATGTTGTCACTCGTCAGAACCAAATCGGCGGCAAGGAAGAAGAGGACGATCATTGTGGGTCTGAACGCTGAGAGTTCCGGTAGAGAGATTCTGCTGCGAATGCTAGTGGTGATTGTCAAAACAGGAGATAATGTGGTGGCGGTTCGTGTTTCGGAGCCGAATGATAATTTTGATCCTAATACTTTTCATATTCATGAGGATCTTTGCAAATCAAAGCAG GTGGATTTTCAAGTGAGGATTTGTGAAGGAGAATCCTATATTTCGGAATTAACTCGTCAAGTTCGTCTCAATTTTGCCACTGTTCTCGTTCTTGGAACCACCAATTCAGG TCCCAAAGATTCAGTTGTTAAGACATGCTTGAAAGGGCTGCCTCCAACTTGTACCCTTCTAGTAATGGACAAcaagggaaatatccaaattcAAATGAAGGGTACTTCGCAAGAAGGCTCCACAAGGCCAATCTCCAAACCTCCTCCTTCATCATCACCAACAAACAATCCCAAGAACATCATCAATgaatcatcatcttcttcttccacccATCCTTCACTAAACCCATTGACTgaatcatcttcttcttcttcttcttcctcgccATTACCGTCACAACCAGAAGAATCTCATAGACCAACTCATGTCAGCAAGGCTGTTCAAATTCCCACATTCGTGTCGGAGAAGCTCCATCGTCTTGATTTGAAGCATTCCATCAGGCTTTTCACACCCCAAGAGATTGCTTCCGCAACCAAGAACTTCAGCCCTTTGATGCTGATTGGAGAGGGTGCGTGCTTTAAATTGTATAGTGCAAAACTTGAAGATGGGCAGTTTGTAGCTGTGAAAGTCCAAACCAAACAGTTTTCATCAGACGATCTACTTCGGGAGATTGAAATGTTGTTTAGCTTGAAGCATGAAAACATTGTTAAGATTCTAGGCTGTTGTAACCGGGAGGAGATTCGAGCGGTAGTGTACAATCATCGGTTGAAAGGAAATTTGATGCAGAATTTGAAGAAACTCAAATGGACTGATAGAGTGAAAGTTGCAATCGGGGTCGCGAAGGCATTGAAGTATCTTCATCATTCTTGTAGTCCTCCAATCATTCATAGAAACATAAAATCATCCAATATTCTGCTCTCTGATCACAGCCAACCACAA TTATCAAACTTTGGAGAAGCAATGGTACGTCCAGCAGTTCAAGAGGACTCAACACAAGTTGACATCGGGAAGTTCAGTTACTTAGCCCCAGAGTACTTGATGTTTGGAAAAGTAAACGAGAAAGTCGATGTTTATTCCTACGGCGTCGTGCTTTTGGAACTCGTCACTGGGAAACATGCAGTTCAGACAGAGCCGACTAACCGTAGAAGCTTAGTTTTCTGG GCAAGGTCCCTACTAAGCTGTAATTTGGCAGAACATTTAATTGATCCATATTTGAAGGAAGATTATAACCATGATGTGATGGAAATGATGATGATTATTGCCCGCCTCTGCCTCTTGCACTCATCATCGAGACGACCAACAATGGAAACTGTAAGAAGTTTCTTTCCCTGCACTAAAATTTCAATATGTCAGAGCTAA